A genomic region of Aureimonas populi contains the following coding sequences:
- a CDS encoding M16 family metallopeptidase: protein MSVRITRLSNGLTIATEEMPSLESAALGIWVKAGARDEAEGEHGIAHLLEHMAFKGTTRRSAQRIAEEIEDVGGELNASTSVETTAYYARVMREDVPLALDILSDIILDSRFEPEELEREQHVILQEIGAAEDTPDDIVFDHFQEQAYRGQILGRPILGTRQTVRSFTSDGLRSYLGGHYTPDRMVVSAAGAVDHDEVVRRVEADFGTLPASSGIPGPEARAPALYTGGEFREERDLADAQLVLGFEGRAYYKRDFYASQVLSIILGGGMSSRLFQEVREKRGLCYAISAFHWSFSDTGIFGIHAATGEEELAELAPVIVDELLRAAEGIGEKEVMRARAQMRSSLLMSQESPASRAGQIARQLLFNGAIIENTELLDRLSAITPERLSGLAGTIFTQGTPTLAAIGPLNRLPSLEELRHRSGAQAGPGARTAAAAVG, encoded by the coding sequence ATGAGCGTTCGCATCACACGTCTTTCGAACGGCCTGACCATCGCCACGGAGGAGATGCCCTCGCTGGAAAGCGCGGCGCTGGGCATCTGGGTGAAGGCGGGGGCGCGCGACGAGGCCGAGGGCGAGCACGGAATCGCCCATCTTCTGGAGCATATGGCCTTCAAGGGCACCACCCGCCGCTCCGCCCAGCGCATCGCCGAGGAGATCGAGGATGTGGGGGGCGAGCTGAACGCCTCCACCAGCGTGGAGACGACCGCCTATTACGCGCGGGTGATGCGCGAGGACGTGCCGCTGGCGCTCGACATCCTCTCAGACATCATCCTGGATTCGCGCTTCGAGCCCGAGGAGCTGGAACGCGAGCAGCACGTGATTCTCCAGGAGATCGGCGCGGCGGAGGACACGCCCGACGACATCGTTTTCGACCATTTCCAGGAACAGGCCTATCGCGGCCAGATTCTCGGCCGGCCGATCCTGGGCACCCGGCAGACGGTGCGCTCCTTCACCTCGGACGGCCTGCGCTCCTATCTGGGCGGCCACTACACGCCTGATCGCATGGTCGTCTCGGCGGCGGGGGCCGTGGATCACGACGAAGTCGTGCGCCGTGTGGAGGCCGATTTCGGCACCCTGCCCGCTTCCTCCGGCATTCCCGGCCCCGAAGCGCGCGCGCCGGCGCTCTACACCGGAGGCGAGTTCCGCGAGGAGCGCGACCTTGCCGACGCGCAGCTCGTTCTCGGTTTCGAGGGCCGGGCCTATTACAAGCGCGACTTCTACGCCTCGCAGGTCCTTTCCATCATTCTCGGCGGGGGCATGTCCTCCCGCCTCTTCCAGGAGGTGCGCGAGAAGCGCGGGCTCTGCTACGCCATCTCGGCCTTCCACTGGAGCTTCTCCGACACCGGCATCTTCGGCATTCACGCTGCGACGGGCGAAGAGGAACTGGCGGAACTGGCGCCCGTCATCGTGGACGAGCTCCTGCGCGCGGCAGAGGGCATCGGAGAGAAGGAGGTCATGCGCGCCCGCGCGCAGATGCGCTCCAGCCTTCTGATGAGCCAGGAAAGCCCCGCTTCGCGCGCGGGCCAGATCGCCCGCCAGCTCTTGTTCAACGGGGCCATCATCGAGAACACGGAGCTTCTGGACCGGCTTTCGGCGATCACGCCCGAGCGCCTTTCGGGTCTGGCCGGCACGATCTTCACCCAAGGCACGCCGACCCTTGCGGCCATCGGTCCGCTCAACCGGCTGCCGAGCCTGGAGGAATTGCGGCATCGCTCGGGCGCGCAGGCCGGGCCGGGGGCCCGAACGGCGGCGGCGGCGGTCGGCTGA
- a CDS encoding GNAT family N-acetyltransferase, which produces MRLLDWLTGAPLPVLRGNGLVLRLPRGSDYRQWSALRYESRDFLTPWEPAWSEDELSAKSYRLRLMRYRQDARERTGYGFFIFDESGRTLYGGLTLGLVRRGVAQTATLGYWMGERYAGQGHMGRAIDLVCTFAFEVERLHRLEAACLPSNQRSNALLMKSGFRREGLLRKYLMIAGTWEDHHLYALLAEEWSSSPARSGADSRMPAPAVMS; this is translated from the coding sequence GTGCGTCTCCTCGACTGGCTGACCGGCGCCCCCTTACCCGTCCTGCGGGGAAACGGGCTCGTCCTGCGCCTGCCGCGCGGCTCGGACTACCGGCAATGGAGCGCGCTGCGCTATGAAAGCCGGGACTTCCTGACCCCGTGGGAGCCGGCCTGGAGCGAGGACGAGCTGAGCGCGAAAAGCTATCGCCTGCGCCTCATGCGCTACCGGCAGGATGCGCGCGAACGCACCGGCTACGGCTTCTTCATCTTCGACGAGAGCGGGCGCACCCTCTATGGCGGGCTCACGCTCGGCCTCGTGCGCCGGGGTGTGGCGCAGACCGCGACGCTCGGCTACTGGATGGGAGAGCGTTATGCGGGGCAAGGCCATATGGGCCGCGCCATAGACCTCGTCTGCACCTTCGCCTTCGAGGTGGAACGCCTGCATCGGCTGGAAGCGGCGTGCCTTCCCTCCAACCAGCGCTCCAACGCGCTCCTGATGAAATCCGGTTTTCGCCGCGAGGGGCTTCTGCGTAAATACCTGATGATCGCGGGAACGTGGGAGGACCACCATCTTTATGCGCTGCTTGCCGAAGAATGGTCGTCTTCCCCGGCGAGGAGCGGAGCGGATTCGCGAATGCCGGCCCCGGCGGTGATGTCGTGA